A section of the Labrus mixtus chromosome 15, fLabMix1.1, whole genome shotgun sequence genome encodes:
- the LOC132989919 gene encoding transcription factor HES-2-like: MSPNMTCEAIQSFSPRLTVAKRKEALELRKTMKPLMEKRRRARINDSLNHLKSLILPLTGRDKSRYSKLEKADILEMTVTFLSDIPPINAKDATDNYKEGFKACLQRVSALLPKTSLDQDARQRMTEFIQHSTPASVKPSCLNCCSQTSSTFPQIQQRLLNLKSSFSINLESKSRSSSAVAPGRAQPVPQAVSASMWRPW; encoded by the exons ATGTCTCCAAATATGACCTGTGAAGCTATCCAGTCTTTCTCTCCAAGGCTTACTGTGGCCAAAAGAAAGGAGGCTCTTGAGCTTAGAAAG actATGAAGCCTTTGATGGAAAAAAGAAGGCGCGCCCGAATCAACGACAGCCTGAACCATTTAAAAAGCCTGATCCTTCCCCTCACAGGAAGAGAT AAGTCTCGCTACTCAAAGCTTGAGAAAGCCGACATCCTGGAAATGACTGTGACGTTCCTCAGCGACATTCCCCCAATTAACGCAAAAG ATGCCACAGACAACTACAAAGAGGGCTTCAAAGCCTGCCTCCAGCGCGTCTCCGCTCTGCTTCCCAAAACGAGCTTGGATCAGGACGCCCGCCAAAGGATGACCGAATTCATCCAGCATTCCACTCCCGCCAGCGTCAAGCCATCTTGCCTGAATTGCTGTTCCCAGACCTCCAGTACATTCCCTCAGATTCAGCAAAGACTCCTGAACCTCAAATCCAGCTTCAGCATCAACCTGGAGAGCAAGTCCCGCAGCAGCAGCGCAGTGGCTCCCGGCCGCGCGCAGCCAGTCCCGCAGGCTGTCAGCGCGTCCATGTGGAGACCCTGGTAG